One Gossypium hirsutum isolate 1008001.06 chromosome A08, Gossypium_hirsutum_v2.1, whole genome shotgun sequence genomic window, TCTTTCAGGAGGCCTGCTCTATACCAAGGACATTTTGCATATGGGAATTATTCCAATGCTGGAATGCACTATCCTATTGTTCCATCAACAGCTACCGCCATTTGTGTTCAAGCCCCTGCAGAGAAAGGATTTACCAGCTTTGCCATTGATTTCCTCATGGGTGGAGTTTCTGCTGCTGTGTCAAAAACAGCTGCTGCTCCGATTGAGCGTGTTAAGCTTTTGATACAGAACCAGGATGAAATGATCAAAACTGGTAGGCTCTCTGAGCCCTACAAGGGTATCGTTGATTGTTTCAGGCGAACAATGAAAGATGAAGGAGTGGTTTCTTTGTGGAGGGGTAACACTGCTAATGTTATTCGTTATTTCCCCACTCAGGTAAGCACttgtagctttttttttttttaatctttggttttgttattgaatattttttattgctTGAATGTTTTATGCTTATTGTTTTGTTCATTTTGCAACAGGCTTTGAACTTTGCTTTCAAGGACTACTTTAAGAGGCTTTTCAACTTTAAGAAAGACAGGGATGGTTACTGGAAATGGTTTGCTGGAAACTTAGCATCTGGAGGTGCAGCTGGTGCTTCTTCCCTTCTTTTTGTCTACTCCTTGGATTATGCTCGAACCCGTCTTGCCAATGATGCAAAGGCTGCAAAGAAAGGAGGAGAGAGGCAATTCAATGGCCTTGTTGATGTCTACAGGAAGACCTTAAAATCTGATGGTATTGCTGGTCTTTACCGTGGTTTCAATATTTCATGTGTTGGAATCATCGTTTACCGTGGTCTATACTTTGGAATGTATGACTCCCTGAAGCCAGTGCTTCTCACTGGAGATCTGCAGGTTAGTATGATGTTTAAATTTGTGTAAGAGGTTTTTCACTTTATAACTGTGACATTGATCACAATTCCCACTGCACTGCATTCTATGTTAAATTTTGTGTCATATGGTCTCTTTGCTTATTAGATGGTATTTTCTACATTAAAATTTTACTAGCACAATGGTTTTAATAACTCTTACCAATATCTAATTGAGCTTGTAATTCTACTTCAATAATGTAATGTTGTAATGACATCTTGCTCTCTGTTTCCCTCTGAATATTACAGGATAGTTTCTTTGCTAGCTTTGCTCTTGGTTGGCTCATCACAAATGGTGCTGGTCTTGCATCGTACCCAATTGATACTGTGCGTAGAAGAATGATGATGACCTCTGGTGAAGCAGTGAAGTACAAGAGCTCACTCGATGCATTTTCTCAGATCTTGAAAAATGAGGGAGCCAAGTCTTTATTCAAGGGTGCTGGAGCTAATATCCTTCGTGCTATTGCTGGTGCTGGTGTGCTTGCCGGATATGACAAGTTGCAGCTCATTGTGTTCGGAAAGAAGTACGGATCTGGTGGTGCTTAAtatctctttttcattttttacttgTTTATGTTTAGATGGTGATGAAAAGCTCGACTACCCAGAAATTTATTTCGGCCAAAAACTTCATTAAATAATTCTAGTTTAGTCAGAGAGATGAGAGAGGGTGTTTTAAACCCTAACTATTTATATTCTCATATGGAAATTTTGATTAAGAAATACTGGTGGCTAATGCCCCCAGCCCCTGTCGGATTTTTATTGGTTTTGATTTTTGGAAGTTCTAGTTCTGTTTTAGTGTGGGATGTCATCCTCATTAGTGATTATTTTAGGCTTTCCAACCGGATTGAATTATACTTAATATCATCAATGATAATTGTTTAAATGCCGGCAATTAGCGagtgttttaagaattgtttgtGCAATAGTCTTGTCCGAAAAAGCTATACGAGGTCCGTTGGGGTTTAGCAGTGCCAGAAAACTTTTGgatttttaaaaaggaaaaattaaaatttttagtttg contains:
- the LOC107950589 gene encoding ADP,ATP carrier protein 1, mitochondrial-like; protein product: MDQIQHPSVMQKVAGQLLSSSISRDFQGYDGSFRRPALYQGHFAYGNYSNAGMHYPIVPSTATAICVQAPAEKGFTSFAIDFLMGGVSAAVSKTAAAPIERVKLLIQNQDEMIKTGRLSEPYKGIVDCFRRTMKDEGVVSLWRGNTANVIRYFPTQALNFAFKDYFKRLFNFKKDRDGYWKWFAGNLASGGAAGASSLLFVYSLDYARTRLANDAKAAKKGGERQFNGLVDVYRKTLKSDGIAGLYRGFNISCVGIIVYRGLYFGMYDSLKPVLLTGDLQDSFFASFALGWLITNGAGLASYPIDTVRRRMMMTSGEAVKYKSSLDAFSQILKNEGAKSLFKGAGANILRAIAGAGVLAGYDKLQLIVFGKKYGSGGA